TGTGATCCCTGGGGCTTCTGAGGTTCCTCTGAGCGTGGGCCACCCTTGGTAACCTTCGTTGTTCCAGACTCTATTTTGACAGTGCTGCTGGGGGACGAGTGTGGCGCTGCGGCGGAGGCGGTGGCAGTGGTGGCGGTGAGCCTCAGATTTGCGAGGGCCAGTCTCGTGTTGACAGAGCCCGGCGCTGCATTTGCAGAAGCTGGTCTCACGTTGACAGGGCAAACTCTCGTGGGAGGCCTGGAGCAGATGGAGGGCTGGGGGAGCGACTTCTCCTCAGTCGCGCCGGCTGACTTCGGCTCGGGCTGGGGAAGGGGAAGAGTGACAAAAGGGGACAGAGGAACGCGATCAGTGTTGACAGCTAATTCACATACAGTGGAATTAATGTCATGTTTGATTAAATCATTGGATAAATGATTCACCAAATTACAGTTCTCCAGTGACTACGCTGCAAcataatgaaacacacagaactaTGACCACTGATTAAGAGTTTAAGGATGTGCGGAGAGAAAATTATAAGGTGACTTAGAAATCAAGCTGCCTTGCTAATCTTCCTTCCTGATCTTACGCCTTCTTAATCAGCAatctcactctcctcctctatcAGACTGACTCCTTGCCTCTCTAAATCAACTGGAGAAAACCTGCAGTGGCGGTAGCAACAGCCACCGCTACATCTGCAGCACCAAACCAGCCCCTTCCTGTTTTCAGGAACAAATCATTCAATCTACAAACAAGACATTCAGCAAAATAATTAATCTTGTAAAGGAGAAGGGGAGGGCTTGGCTGTGAATTCTTGGCTGTCAGACCAGCCAAACCTCCAAAGGTGTGGATGTTCATTGCCACATCAGCGTGGGTTTGGCTGGAGATGTGTTGGGGCCTGTAATATACGGAGAGTCTGGTATGGATATAAGAAGTGAGGGAGAGACATTTCCTTCTGTGGcaaagaggaggggaaaaaaaaacccagagaacagaggagagctCACGCGCCCAAACCTCAAGAGACTATCCCACAATCCCATCCATCTGCGACTGACGCATTCTCTATCTCTGGCGTTTTAATTCCCTGATCAAGTTCATCAACCATCTGTTCTAGGGCAGTCCAGAAATCCTGCCTTGCCTCTGTGATTCAGCTGTTCTCGCGGCCGCGCgtcacctgcacacacacacacacacacacacacacacaaacacacacacatttacgtgcacataaacacagaaagagagaaagaaagaagaaggagggagatggagagcgCACACCCCCCTACCCCCCAGCAACCCAAGGCTGGAGCGATGATGGAGCCGGTGGGAGGACAGTTCGGTTCAGCTGTTCCCCAGAGAGAGCTGCGAGGGGTGCGGCAGCTCCAACACGAGACAGCGtgcacagaaagagagagagagagagagagagagagagagagagagagagagagagaatgctgGGAGAAAGATGATCTGCACAGAGGCTGGGAGTGAGGGGACAGCTGGCCTTACCACCATTTCCTGTTactcacagagggagggactgccatgaaacacacacacacacacacacacacacacacacacacacacacacacacacacacacaacggcACCCTTAAGACACATTTGAAAGAGCCCAACGAGTGAATTGCTGTATTGTTAATCACACTTTTCTGGGATATCTCAAGATGTGTCTTAAAAAGTGTTGTTCGGTGCAGATGGTGCTGAAAAATAGACGGttctttgcttttaaaaaaagcatcaaCACTATATATATAAGAGCAATAAAGCATTTTGAGAGCTCAAAGTGAAACGCAGGAACAATTCAGAACAGTCTTTAACAATTACTTTAATTCACTGATaccttttctgctgctgctgctgctgctgctgctgctggaggtgatGAATGCTCACTCACTGACACCTGTGGGTTTAACAAAGACATTACATGAGCGTGCGCAGGCCATGATGCAACCCGAGAGCTTTAGAGCCCAATTATAAGCGAGGCAGTTGCTGTAACTCACCGGCAGAGGGAGTAAAGTGCTCGTCTCCTCACATTTCCCCTGTTGGGAGAGACAGTGCCATGTTAGATGATAGAGGAGGCGACACGTCATCCTCCTTAACTTTGAGTCAGTTCAGTACTTAGAGTGAGCGACgggagggaagaagaagaagagtttAGCAGTTATTTAAGAGTCAAAAGGAGTGGATTACTTAAAGGAATATTGCAAATGAGGAGTATTTAAATGCATCTAATgtgtcagaggagtggaggggtGTGTGGTAATGTGACTGCAGGAGAACCAGTGAGAGGCCAGGACGCCGTGTATTTCCAGTGAGTGAGCAGCTTCGGCTCAGAGAGCCACTGTGGTCAGGCCAGATGAGACCATCCGCCCCGGCTCGCTCAGTGTGTGCACGGTTGCCATGACAACGCAGCAAATCTCTTTTTTAAGATAGCGTGAAAAAAGGGGGGGAGgcgacccccccacccccaaactCCAAAATCAACAGCTCGCACGCTCACTAactgcacgcacgcacacacacatacatacacacacaaatatatcaCCACCCTGGAAGTGATCCACACCGACTGCCTAAATTGACAGAAATTAAAGGCTAAAATTAGCAGAGGAGATTGATTGCCATCAGCTATTGCTCAAACGCTGAGCTGATAGTTTTCACAAACGGCACAGCAGGTgagagaagtgaaaatgaagtgaTGGAAATGTTATGTTAGAGATAGAGTTAGTGAGACAATGGATCAGTAAAGAAGCAAAGATGACAAGACAAAGGCATATTATAGGCTCTTATGTCGGATTACATATAATTCTCTTTCTTTGATCAAATTACAGGTAGTCTAAGAGATGCtaatttcacatgaaaaaactgaaataagacTTTGAAATCTTCTGATCTTTTCATCTTTGCTCCCCAGTGTGAGAATCACCATGAAAGACAAAGTGATTTGATTTCTTAGGGACAGGAACAAACAGCTACACACCTTTAAATTCAGTGAGATGCCAGGTTGCATTTTAGGAAGGAGgttctctctctcagttctgACAGGTTCTGtggtttttctgcttttcaagATAGTTTGAAGACTGTAAAACACAGATCAGACCATGTCATATCTTATCACATATTCACCACAATATATATATTCTCTTGTATAATGCCATGTCATAATTAGGTTTACAGGACACTAATAGATTCTTCTTCATGATACATATTGTTAACTGCCTCAAATCACTGTCTATGTTGAAATACAAAAGTTGTATTACTATGTGTTGTTCTGAAGACTCGGCGACTTCTTTTCTCCAAATCCTGAGCAGATGAATTTGGAGCTCAGCTCATCCACCTCCCCGATCACAATGACCGCCACATCTCCATCCCGGCCAAGCAGCCAGCTCACATTCTTACTGTTGGCTGCgggaaacacaacacacacacatacagacagacgCAAACTATGAGTTAACAGGCTACTGAAACACTGTAACAAGGTTTGGAACGTGGTTCTGAATGTACAAAGTACCATTACTCAAAGTAAgaagaaatgacaaatgaaCACAGAATTGAAATTGAAAGGTTTTTAGAGAAAAGACACTTTAATTATATCCAAATGTATTCCCTGTAATTTGTGTCCTGACCAGTCATTGGCCAGATGCTGCTCGGTTTTATCAGTTCATTTTACAAATTGTACTTTCTCTGATCCTCTCAGGATTTTGAAATCTCTTAATCTTAATTTGTAAACAGTATGTATACTCCATTGATTAGTATCACAGATCTCTGAGATAATCGGTTGTAGctcctttttcattctgaaataaaactgtcagCTTATCAGCAGTGAGTCTGATGATTCATAGACAGACAGGAGCAACAGCTGTTGAGGCCCAGGCAGCACATCACAAATGTATGAGACAGGATCTTCATATGGATGATATAAACAGAGATGACAGGGAAAAACCCTGTCCTCCTGGcctatccccccccccccccccccccccccccccccacacacacacacacaaacagatatgCTTGCATATACTTATTAGGACTATATTTACCTAATTCCCTTGCCTGAACTAATTCTGACATGAAACCAACCTTTAAATAAAACCCAGTCTCAATTCCTAACCTAAGAAATATCAGTGAACGAGATCTTGTATCACACTTGGCTTCTCCTTatcttgtctgtctttgtgagaaCACTGAGTCCTCATAAGCTTAGAagcacacatgctcacacacaaacaaacatgtcacCGCCTCGTGACTATGTTTGGGAGCATACAGAAGCTACTTTATAGAGATAACCCAGCTGACGCAGGCTCAGAGGGTGAGAGCTTGTTGGGTGCGAAACAGGATAACATACTTTCATAGTGAACTGGTTTTGCCAGCCTGCCCTGTGGATCACATTCCAGCGGGGCATACCAGGatgactgtgaaaacacagcagtcaGAACATACCTGGGTGAACAACAACTGATAGCCCAAACTGACAACTACAGCCACAACACCATGGTCAGGCGCAGGTGAGATGAATCCTGTTAGCTGACATTTATAAGACTTCCTATTAATTGTGTTGGAATATGCCCTGTTCTATGCCCTGTAATCGACAGTGTTACAACACAATTTAACATGTAGCTGGCAATATTGTGGTGTACTGCCTTGTCAAagtaaacagaataaaatgaaaggaTTGTTTCCCGTATCTGAAGAACCAAACCGAGGATACCAATCAGGAAAGAATTGAGTCATAGAAGCTACACTGAGCTATGCAGTTTTCTGCCTCACGTGACTGTCACCAGCCTGCCtacaacataaacacatgcacacaaacaagtCAGCATTTGGTCATATAGTATGTAAACACCAATTACCATAAAGTACGCCTAACCACAGCAAAAGTCCCATGATCAGAATAAAGCTAAATGTGAGCTGTTGCCAACATGTTTCATTCTGCACATAAAAACAAGATTAGCATGGGGGCTCTCCCACAAGGCCGCCCTGATAAAATCAaactctctctttgtttttcaaacaCATACATTTCCTGCATGCTTCCCGtccccctcaccccctcacTAATTGTTTGAAGGATTGGGTCTTGACTCACTTCctatttttacacagaaacacCAACTATCCACCATTTCCTCCACACTACAGACGGTGGAGCCTGCACGGAGAAGAGTTGGACGGGACCATGTGACCTCGGCCTGTGGTCTCCATCCAGCCTGCTAAGGACAGCTGCGTTGGTCATTAAGAGATAGAAAGAGCACTGTTCCCTCACTCCGTACCACAGTTGATAGTAAGTGCTTTGTTATTAACCAAGACGAGACAGATCACATTACTATGTCGGTCAGAGTGAATGCACCAACTCCACCATGCTGTTGATCGGCTTTAAGTCATATTCCAGTGGCTTTTCAGTGTTCCTTCCAAACCTCTGTTTCCTTTGTCATCTAGGAGTCCTTCTATGgaatttaaaaatacagcaaTCTATTATGTCAGAGTCATTACACCATCTATTTCCTGTACTAAGAATCACTACCGCCAAAGAGAGAATGCAGACGGGTAAGATTCTGTACTATGTGTCAAACCAGTTTCAGGACAGACTTGCGGCCTCCTGAGtttctggttgttttgtttgattgttgcACAGTCGCTGTTGACTCCAACTCTCGCTTTTGAGCAGAAGCCAGCTCCTGATAAACCCATTTGCCCTGCACATCTCTTGTGTATTCCCCCATCCCTCCCCCGAGggcatcatttatttatttttttctcgTCGTTTCCGTCTGTCACGCCGTTGTCTTCATCTGCCATCTATTTTACGTCAACAGCATGTTCCAGACATGAGTGACGTCCCTGACCTGATGAATAttcttcctctgttgctcttAGGCTCACGTTGCTTGGTGTTACTGGGAACAAAGCGATCAAAGTGAGAGCCTGAGAGCGAGAcatgtgtgtgaacacacacacacagccacgtATATTCATGGTTACGTACATGTTTTACATTCGTTCTGAGACCTACTCTAATAGCAGTTTTTAGGTACTATTAAGGCATTTCTCTTACAATACACTCACTGTGATTTTAACATGACATTCTCTTTGGTTTGCTTCTGTAAATGTTAACATCATCTGTGAGTGTGATGTTAACATTAACTCACCAGCATCATCAATCTTCTGTAATTGTTTAGGGCTTGAGGTATAAATAGAGCTTTGCGTCAGTGAAGTGTAAATGCTCTATGGTTTCTGTCTGTATATCATTCAGCATGTAGGCTTTGTCTTCTTCCAAGTCTCAATTTCCTcaacatcacagacacattaaTACAGAGCAGCTGGTGTTTGTTAGCCCAAGTTTGTATTTTAGGAAACTTTAAACTTGCCAAATGGACTTAAGGTAAACTCTGTGCCTGTGTTGGCAAACAGCTGTTGAGATGACAGGGGAAAacatgagctgcagcagctacaTTGTATCCGGCAGCAGCACAGGATGTCTGTCACAACCAATGCACACACGCTTCTGCTCTTCTCAAGCTTTGTAACTCTCTATCAGGTAATTCACAGCACACTATGCAAACATCTTGACTAAAGTGACTCATTATGTAATCCTTAAAAAAGGAGAGAACAGATGGTTTTCTGTCAAAAGCTTTGGTTAGAAGTGTGACGGTCAGTATGCTTGAAAAACTCGACGCTGCACCCTGTCACACCAGAtgaacaggaagaagaagaagaagaagaagaagaaaagttaaCAAAGGTGAGGCGATTGCGATGGGTTGGCATGGTTACCTTTTTTTGGCTTCGTTCGCTTGCACTCTGCatcccctccttccctctccagTTTCTCCTCCCGCTCCTTCCAGCGTCGCACCTGCTCCTGGCGCATTTTCAGGAACAGGGTCTTTTTCTGGTCCTCGTTGAGAGCATTGAGCACATCGGGGTCGATGTACATGTCCTTTAAGATCTGCTGCAGCATGTTGGCTGCTGGTTCTAACTTGGTGCCACCTGGCCAAACggtcagagggaggaggaggaggaggcgctGTCCTTTTGGCCAGCGGCTTCTTGAAGTGGATGGTATGGGTTTATAGCCTCATTTTGTTTGAGGAAAATTTTCACAGCCTCTTTATCATTAGAATGGCTCTTACTTATGCTTTTAAACTCCTCTCATTCTTGCTCATGTTgttgcacatactgtacactccCCCACGTacatacactcactcactcactcactcactcacacacacacacacacacacacacacgcacacaaaatcctgtttcctttcTGTGTTGTGCTGACAGTTTCCCCACCCTCCTAAGATGTCAGTTTCCTTTGACTTTGGAGGTCATCAGTAGGACAATCTACAAGAAAaaatgagaacattttaaacaaacatttagaggATTATGCAGTGCCCTAA
The DNA window shown above is from Lates calcarifer isolate ASB-BC8 linkage group LG20, TLL_Latcal_v3, whole genome shotgun sequence and carries:
- the zgc:100829 gene encoding mucin-5B translates to MLQQILKDMYIDPDVLNALNEDQKKTLFLKMRQEQVRRWKEREEKLEREGGDAECKRTKPKKANSKNVSWLLGRDGDVAVIVIGEVDELSSKFICSGFGEKKSPSLQNNTYLQTILKSRKTTEPVRTERENLLPKMQPGISLNLKGKCEETSTLLPLPVSVSEHSSPPAAAAAAAAAEKPEPKSAGATEEKSLPQPSICSRPPTRVCPVNVRPASANAAPGSVNTRLALANLRLTATTATASAAAPHSSPSSTVKIESGTTKVTKGGPRSEEPQKPQGSQGGNDIGASEASLKAASGEAGSSGNTPTCAGRGRVAQLMKTFSAESATTPSQTPPRGVKPPLPTKPSHLRLTTTPTVR